DNA sequence from the Thermococcus gammatolerans EJ3 genome:
CTCGGTTACATGAGGATGATGAGCGACCTTAGATCCGGGTGAGGTGAGCCGATGAAGCGCGGCTACATTCTCGTTTTTCTCGCCGCCTCAACCTGGGGAACGATAGGTATATTCGCCACTTACATCTACCGCTACAAGGTTGATCCCTTTACGATGGTCTTCTGGCGCGTCCTCTTTGCGCTGGTAATCCTCGGCACTTACGTGTCCCTCTTCCTCCGCGAAAATCCCTTCATCCGCGAGAAGTTGTGGTTCTACGCGGTTTATGGCCTAGTTGGGGTCTTCGCCTTTTACACCCTCTACTTCTACACCGTCAAAATCTCCTCTGTCGGCTTCGCGGTTCTGCTCATTTACACCGCCCCGGCCTTCTCGGTAATCCTCGGCAGGCTGATCTTCAGGGAACCTATAACTGCTGAGAAGATAACCGCTCTGGTAATGGTTTTGGTGGGGGTCATCCTAGTTGCGGGAAACGTGGACTTCAAGGTGAGCAACGTTGCACTCCTTACGGGAATAGCGACGGGCTTCACCTACGCTCTCTATGGAGTCCTGGCCAAGTTCGGTGTCAGAAACGAGAGGCCCGAGAGGGTTCTCTTCATGACCCTGCTCTTTGGCCTGCTCTTCCTAGCCCCCTTTTCGAAGTTCTCCGTTCCGACAGGTGCTATTCCCTACCTCCTCGGTCTGGCCTTCTTCCCGACTTTCCTTGGTTACACCCTTTACAACCACGCCCTCAAGGAAGTCGAGGTCAGCAGGGCCAGTATAGTGGCGACCGTTGAGCCGGTGGTGGCGATAGTCCTCGCGTACCTTCTCTTTGGAGAGAAGCTTACCCCACTCCAGCTCCTTGGTGGGACTCTCATAATAGGGGCCTCGGTCCTCGTGCACTTGAGGGAAGGGAGGAACGGGAGGGCTCAGATGTAAAAGTATCTCTCCAGCTCCCACTCGGTGACCTTCTTAGTCTCCAGTGGAAGCTCCCTGCTTTCAATGTATGCAACGTATTCACTCCACTCCCTCTCTTTGTAGGCTATGAAGTTCTCGTATGCCCCGGCCAGCGCTTCCTTGATTATTTTGTCCCTTCTGAGCTCTTCTAAAGCTTCTCCGAGGCTTCCTGGCAGGGTCTCGATTCCAGCTTTGTTCCTCTCCTCTTCGCTCATTTCGTAAACGTTGGTCTCGACGTATGCCTCTGGCTCGAGCTTCCTCTTGATTCCATCAAGGCCTGCTATGAGTACGGCGGCTATGGCCAGATATGGGTTGGCACTCGGGTCGGGACAGCGGTACTCTATCCTGGCCCCGTTTCCAGAAAAGGCCGGGACGCGAATTAGTGTGCTCCTGTTCTTGTAACCCCAGCTGATGTAAACCGGTGCTTCATAGCCTGGAACGAGGCGCTTGTAGCTGTTTACGGTTGGATTGGTCAGCGCTGTTAGGGCCTTCGCGTGCTTAAGGATTCCCGCCATAAAGTGAAGCGCCGTTTCGCTCAGCCCGTCCTCGCCGATAAAAACGTTCTCTCCGTCCTTCCAGAGGCTTATGTGGAGGTGCATCCCGTTGCCCGGATAGCCGTAGAGGGGCTTCGGCATGAACGTAGCGTGTAAACCGCGCATTTCAGCGACGGCCTTGACGATGTACTTGAAGCTCACGATGTTGTCGGCCGTCTTGAGTGCCTCGTCGTAGCGGAAATCAATCTCGTGCTGAGCCTTTCCAACCTCGTGGTGGAGTACTTCGGGAATGAGACCAAAGGCCGGCATGTAGAGGGCTATCTCTCTCCTCAGCTCCCTCGCCTTGTCAAGGGCCACGAGGTCGAAGTAGCCCCCGATGTCAGGTATGTGGAGCTCCCAGGTTCCGTTCTTCTTTAGGATGTAGAACTCGGGCTCTGGCCCGATGTATGCATTAAACCCCTCCTTTTCAAGCATCTCGAGGGCCCTCTTAAGAACTCCCCTCGGGTCAGCCCCGTAGGGCTTTCCATCCTTGTAGATGTAGCCGTAGACCCTCGCTATACCCTCCCAGGGAACTTCAGCGTAGGTGCTTGGATCGGCTTTGAAAAGGAGGTCACTGTCCTCTATCCCCTGAAACCCAGCAATCGAGGAGCCATCGAAGGCTATGCCCTCCTCGATTGCCTCCTCGTATCTTGTTATCGGGATCTCCATCCCCTTTGGAATGCCGTTTATGTCCACGAAAACCAGTTGG
Encoded proteins:
- a CDS encoding EamA family transporter, whose protein sequence is MKRGYILVFLAASTWGTIGIFATYIYRYKVDPFTMVFWRVLFALVILGTYVSLFLRENPFIREKLWFYAVYGLVGVFAFYTLYFYTVKISSVGFAVLLIYTAPAFSVILGRLIFREPITAEKITALVMVLVGVILVAGNVDFKVSNVALLTGIATGFTYALYGVLAKFGVRNERPERVLFMTLLFGLLFLAPFSKFSVPTGAIPYLLGLAFFPTFLGYTLYNHALKEVEVSRASIVATVEPVVAIVLAYLLFGEKLTPLQLLGGTLIIGASVLVHLREGRNGRAQM
- the glnA gene encoding type I glutamate--ammonia ligase, whose amino-acid sequence is MNEIKGLRGTTGALPMERPRPHFIQLVFVDINGIPKGMEIPITRYEEAIEEGIAFDGSSIAGFQGIEDSDLLFKADPSTYAEVPWEGIARVYGYIYKDGKPYGADPRGVLKRALEMLEKEGFNAYIGPEPEFYILKKNGTWELHIPDIGGYFDLVALDKARELRREIALYMPAFGLIPEVLHHEVGKAQHEIDFRYDEALKTADNIVSFKYIVKAVAEMRGLHATFMPKPLYGYPGNGMHLHISLWKDGENVFIGEDGLSETALHFMAGILKHAKALTALTNPTVNSYKRLVPGYEAPVYISWGYKNRSTLIRVPAFSGNGARIEYRCPDPSANPYLAIAAVLIAGLDGIKRKLEPEAYVETNVYEMSEEERNKAGIETLPGSLGEALEELRRDKIIKEALAGAYENFIAYKEREWSEYVAYIESRELPLETKKVTEWELERYFYI